In Prionailurus viverrinus isolate Anna chromosome D1, UM_Priviv_1.0, whole genome shotgun sequence, the DNA window CTTTTTTTCTGGGCTAATCTTGTTCCTGTATTTGTCCACCCATGTGCTAATACCATACCCTTTCAATTACTACAGCTTCATCATATAACTTGGTGTCTGGAGGACAAGTCCCTTCAGTCCTATTTTTTCGCAAAattgtctcagattctgtgtttttcctACATGAATGTGAAAAGTGTTAGAATGGCAACCTCAGCAAAAATATATatcgtatttttaaaaattaccaccaACTCCACACTGGAAATATGAAGAAGTGGGTAACTGAGTAAATTTAACAGTAAACCACCAAGTTCTACAAGATTAAGGTTAAAAAGCAGTATTTATTATACCTGAATGTTATAACATACTTTTTGGGAAGAGTATTTAAGGCTTTTGAGTGCTTCAAATGTGAAATGTTCCCTAGACGGAAGTATATTcattatcttactttttttggtCAGGACaagaactgaaaaagagaaataatcttgACTTGAGAACGCACAGTGTTGCTACATGTATTTTCCCACCTATATTTGGAAGGTTCTGCAACTTTCCGAGAAACAGGGACTGAGCTGCACTCCGACACAGTAGGGAGGCATGTGCGCGTATTTGGAAGTGTTTAGTCACCGGGAGCCCTGTGTCCTGTTCGGTGACCCGGCAGAAGGGACAGGGGCAGGAAACGGAGACCGCTCAGGTCCTGGAATTCCCCGGCCGCCTGACCACGTGGCTCGCAAGCTGGGAGTCTGGAAAGGTCGCCCCCAGGGTCCCCGCGAGAAGACAGACTGCGTATGAAACGCAGTCACTCGCGGCTCATCACCGTGCGGGGACGCCCTGGGCGTCCTATCTGCCCGCCGTGCACGCAGGCCCCGGTCCCCCGTCCACAGCGGACCGGCCGCCAAGCCCGGCCCCGTACTGCGCTCACGGCAGGGTTGAGCGCTGTCGGGACGAGGACGCTGTCTTGACATACGTGCTCCCAGAGCGCAACACCAACAGTTTAAGAACAAAAGGACACACTGAGCGATTATGAATAGACGGGATTCCCGAGAGAGTACAAAGTCCCGACTGCAAGATTAGTGGCCTGACACTCGTCCGCGTACCGCTGGGACTGTCCCGTCCGCCCAGCCCGGCCGAGCGAAAGTCCCCGCAGCCCGCGACCATCCTAAGGCGCGGGCGCCCACAGCGCAAGCGCAAGCGCAGGCGCAGGCGCAGACACAGGCGCCGACGCAGCTCCGGAGGAATTCCGCGGGGCGTGCCCCGCCCCTCGGGAGGAAGTGAGTCCGGGGCGCCAGCTGGCGTGAGGCCCCGCCTTCTCACGCGAACCCCGGCGTCGCGCTGACGTCAGCGTGCGTCAGCGCGTGCCCCGCCTGGGCGGGGGCTCGGGACGCCGGAGCGGTGCCGGCCGGCCGCATCTCCGGTGGACGCCGCCGCTCGGGCCCTCTGGAGGCCGGCGCGCCGTGTCCGCGGTGAGGGCGGCCCCAGTCCGGGTGCGGGGCGGGTTCGGGGCGGTCGGGGCGCgcaggctgggtggggggaggggaaggccgCGGGTCCCTCGGCCAGGcgcctgggctctgtgctctcggTCGCCGACGCTCCCGTGCGGCTCGAGAGCCCGGCCCCGAGGCTCGCGGGCGGGGGGAGTCAGAGCCGAGCTGCCGGGAGGTGCGCTCCGGCCGCCGCCCCCGCATCGTCGGTCGGACTCCGGCAGAGCCGCGCGCTCAGCGTCCCCGCGGGGGCTGGTCGGCTGCAGCCTCTGGAGGGCGGGGTTCCGGGCGCGAGACCTGAGGTGCGGGGTCCTTCGGTTGCGGTCTCCGGAGGGCGGGGTCCGGGTCGCGGGATCTGGGGTGCGGGGGGCCGGGCCGCCGGGTCCCTCGGCTGCGTCCTCGGGAGGGCGGGGTCCGGGGCGCTGGGGGCGGGCCGCCGGGTCCCTCGGCTGCGGCCTGCGGAGGGCGGGGTCCCTCGGCTGCGGCCTCAGGAGAGCGGGGTCGGGGGCGTGCGGGGTCCCTCGGTCGCGGCCTCgggagggcgggggcgggccgCAGGGCGTCTCTCGGCTGCGGCCTCGGGAGGCCGGGGTCTGGGGCGCGCGGGGTCCCTCGGCCGCGGCCTCCGGAGGGcggcgcgggggggggggtccttcgCCCGCGGCCTCGGGAGGGCGGGGTCCGAGGTGAGGGAAGCCTCGCGCGGGCCGCGGTGTGTGCGGGTTTTCTGGCTGCTCTGTGCGCGCGGGTGAGGTGTTGAGAGGGGCGAGCTCTCGCTGCCTCTCTTCTTAACTGCCAGTCGCCCGGCCCTGCAGAGACTCGGCATTAGCACAGCGTGACTGTCAGGTTACTGCTGTTCGTGTGCCTCTTAGCGACCGCAGGCTCCCTCCTCCGCTGCCGTCTTTTGCGTCCAGCAAACTGCCAGACGTGTCCTGAAGCTGTTAAAAGTGGTCACCAGAAGTGGGGGGACCAACAGCAGCGTAGCTTTCTAGGTGCTAATGCCTGTCCTCAGCACTGTTTGTGTTTTACAAATCACCctagtgctggggcgcctgggtggctccgtcggttaggcgcgggactcttgatttccgctcaggtggtgctcccggggtcgtgggatccagccctgcctggggctctgctggggtggagcctgctggagattctggccttctctccgcccctcccctgctcgtctgtgtctccctctcaaaataaacatttttaaaaaaggaacagagaaataaatactaaaattatttttaaaaaaggtataatCAGTGCTCATGGGGTatgttgcatttattttaattaagagtTTTTCTAGTTGGAAAATTTTGGTGACTGTTTCTGGAGTTACCTGAAGTGTAAATCGTTTTTAGACTTAGTGAATACCCTGAACAGTCTATTAGTTGTTTACCATGAAAGTACAGTTTTCTAAaatagcttttttcttctttccagattttCAGCCTTGAAGAGTcgactccccccccaccccccatttcttTCCCCTGCAGTAATCCCGTTATGGAGAGTCCCATTACGGAGGAACTTTATAAAGGGATATAGTTTGAATTCTATAGAGTGTAATTTTGTGTGTGAATTacagttttaaaacattaagcGTTTCCAGAAAGAAGCCTAGTAGGGTCAGTTACTGGTACATGTGCACAAATAGTAATTCCGTTTTTGATGTTTTGTTAAGCATTTGTGGTAACACTAGAAACAATAAGCTGTTATCTTCGTAAGTTGATTTATCTctacaaaatgaatatatacatgaTTTCTAAATGAAAGATAGTTTATTGGCTTTTTAAATGCAGTGTAGAAGTTTCTCTCGTGGGAATTTTATGGTTCAGTAGTTGATGAAGAAAATACCTTCGACTGGTCAAGTATAATAAATTGGTAGGCAGAGTTAGGAAGAAAGACAACATAAGATGCtgcaggaaatagaaacagatatAGACAATATTTAACCAAGGTGGAAGAGTTCGCTTTAGGGAGATTTCGTTTCGTTTGATATCATACACACTAAACAGGCTATAGGTTCAGTAAAGCTTGTGGGTGTTGATATCCCCAGAAGTAGGTACTGAAGTTAATGTAACCCACTTAAGTGAATATTGTGATAACCTTTGTGAAATTAGCTTTTAGATAATATGACTATGAAGACTTTAATTCTTGTTTATtagaataagttttttaaaaaaaatgttaaagtgcTTGAAAGAAATCTGAGTATAGGTTTTCCCTCAAGGCATAATCAGTAATTGTCTTGATAAACAGGCTTTGTACCTTATAACTAAGAGTAAATTAAAGGCATAATTAAGGTACGTTGTTAATTTAGAATTTTGGGAATATCAGCCTCCTTGCAGAATCCAGCAGTTTTAACATAACTTTCATTCGTGTATCAGCTTCTTTGAGGCCTTTATGTTAGTATAACACCAAATTATGTTATAATCTTAAACAGTACTAAATAGTACCTTGATACTTAAGGAAAGATATTCATCCCACCTGAGTGTAAACTCAGGTATAAATCCTGTAAAGAGGGTGTGGTGAACTTCACATAAGTAGGACCttacttgattcttttttatggtaaaaaaaaaaaacaaaaaaacaaaaaaaaaaaactaatataggGCGAAGAGTTGAGAAATTTCATGTGAAGGTTTTTAGCCATCAAAAAGTGAAATCACTCATGCACAAAACTACTTCCCAGAGACTCGTGCCAGGTTCTTCTTGTCAGAGAATTAAGAGTACGATGGAAGATAGCACGATCTTCGCAAATCGGACAGTCGGCAGCAAACAAAGAATACAGTATGACCTTTCATGTGAACTGTATAGGATGTCCACGTATTCGACGTTTCCCGCCGGTGTTCCTGTCTCAGAAAGGAGTCTCGCGCGTGCTGGGTTTTACTACACTGGTGTGAAGGACAAGGTTAGATGCTTCTGCTGTGGCCTGATGCTGGACAACTGGAAGCATGGAGACAGTCCTATTGAAAAGCATAAACAGCTGTATCCCAGCTGTAGTTTTATTCACAGTCTGGTTTCTCTTACTAGTCTGGAATCCACCTCTAAGAATGCTTCTCCAGTGAGAAACAGTTTTCCACATTTGCTGTCTCCCACTTCGGAACACGGTGGCACATTCAGTGGTTCTCATTCCAACCTTTCACCAAACCCTGTGAATTCTAGAGCACTCGAAGACTTCTCCCCATTGAGGACTAACCCCTACAGTTACGCGATGAGTACTGAGGAAGCTCGATTTCTGACTTACCACATGTGGCCATTAACCTTCTTGTCACCCTCAGAGTTGGCGAGAGCCGGCTTCTATTACATAGGGCCTGGGGACAAGGTGGCCTGCTTTGCTTGCGGTGGCACTCTCAGTAACTGGGAGCCGAAGGATGACGCTCTGTCAGAGCATCGGAGACATTTTCCCAACTGCCCgtttctggaaaattctctggAGACGCTGAGGTTTAGCATTTCAAACCTGAGCATGCAGACGCACGCAGCTCGGCTGAGAACGTTCGTGTGCTGGCCGTCGAGCGTCCCGGTCCAACCCGAGCAGCTCGCCAGTGCCGGCTTCTATTACGTGGGTGAGAGCCTAGCACAGCTGTGTGTTTTCTCCCGTTCACTTCTGTTTACGTATTAGAACTGCATGTTGAACTTGGGTCTGTTTTCTTTAGGTCGCAATGATGACGTCAAATGCTTTTGTTGTGATGGTGGCTTAAGGTGTTGGGAATCTGGAGACGACCCGTGGGTGGAGCACGCCAAGTGGTTTCCAAGGTAATTCTTCTGAAAGGTATTTCTGCACCAAACCCTGGGCTTACAAGGGGTAGACGTCCTTGAGTGGTTTATGTTTACGTTTCAGTATATCAAAGCTGCTTTTATGCCATTGGGGAACATTTTAAAACCCCAAGTGTTAGCGTTAATTATTTTGATGAAAAGTGTTTCAGAATGTTCTCTTCTTTTGTAAGCCATGTATTCAGGATGTAGTTTAACTTGATGATTGGTTTACCATTTTGGCCCTGCGTTTTATTTATGAGGTTCCCATTTTGCTTTAAAGAAATCTTAAGGATTACAAGGGTATGTAAAATAGCACGAAAGAACATacataggaaaaaaggaaaaaataagaagggaCATAAAATGATTTAGAGAAGAcctaaaaatacatagaataaaagCTGATTAAGTTTGGTTAtgattgtaaattatttttttctctacggtttatcttcttttttttttattattttttttatttttatttaaaaaaattttttttttttatttttgggacagagagagacagaacatgaacgggcgaggggcagagagagagggagacacagaatgggaaacaggctccaggctctgagccatcagcccagagcccgacgcggggctcgaactcacgcacctcgagattgtgacctggctgaagtcggacgcttaaccgactgcgccacccaggcgccccatcttcttttttttttttttttttaaactatttatttattttgagagagagaatatgctggtcaggggcagagagggatggggatagaggatctgaagcaggctttgtgctgacagcagagagcccagtgtgggacctCGAACTCCGGAACCgtgggagcatgacctgaactgacattggatgctttactgactgagccccccgggtgccccctTTACGGGTTATCTGTGATCTGTTGCTCATCTCCTGTTAGTCACGGTGTCTCTAGTGGTGTCTCTTGTTTTATGCTGTCGCCTACAAAGAATTGAGAGGCCCTGTTGTTAGTGGAAATAGAactagaaatattttgtttttgaggagctgtgtgaacttggatgGACGTCGTGTGACCCATTTGAAACTCTGTCCTCATGTCTATAATGGGGGCGTTGGATTAGACAATTTTTTTACATTGTGGTTAAgaacacataacaaaatttatcacttttaccatttttaccatttttaagtctgtagttctgtggcattaagtgcattcacatcGTCCTTCGTCATTACCACCCTCCATTTCCAGATTTTCTCACCTTCCCAAGCTGTCACCTGTACCCATTGCTCCCACCAGGactctccttcctgtctctgaaTCTGACTGAGCTAGTTACCTCATGTAGGTGGGATTGCACAGCACAGTGTTGTGACCTGTGAGTGCCTTTCACAGTAATGAGTCGTCTCTTGAACCCCTTGAAGAAATTGAAACAtccttttgtcatttttgtgtgatacagtaaaaaagaaacctgaagtaagaaatattttattatggatCAGTACATTGTTAAaagttgtgttttaaaattttatctttaaattcatAATAGAACATTTGACTTTTTTACTCTCAAAGTGACCTATATCTTGGTTAAGTTACGTATGTAGGAACAAGCATATTGtcagaattttaaatgatttgattATGCCTAGCTCCAGGGGGTTGTGTACATGTAATTTGAAATTTAATActgtatgaaaaaaacaaaaacagctttcCTGTTCCAGTGTTTGAATTACTGCATTTTGTCCTTTATAAagtaaaaccaaaccaaaccttggtttatttctgtcatttgtgtttttagatGGCTAAATAAGGGAAAAGACAGGGTGCTTTTAGTAAACCGTCTGAAAACAGCAAATTTCAATTGGGGATACCTTTATTAATTGCTAATCACTGTATTGTAACAGTTCATTCGtcaaatatttgagtgcctgcTGGATGCTATTGTAGATACCGGAGACATAGCAGTGACTAAGACAAATCTGTCTTTATCAGATTTATTAGAGGAGGGGAGATATATTAACCAGGGTTCATTTTACTTCCTGCTGTAATCATCAGGAATATAAATTGATTGGTcccagaataaaaataaattaaaaccgTGTGAAGATCGAGAACATAGTGACAACCAGCTGTTTTATCTCATTGACAATAAACTTAAGTTTTGAGCAAGCCTGGATGGTGTCTGTTGATTTTACCCAGTCACCAGGTGAAGGGCATTTGGGTTTTTCTCACCGTGGAGTGATACTGAATAAAGCCACTGTAAACACTTGGGAACGGACGTTTTCCTTTTGCTTGGGTGGATAGTTGGGCGTGAGATTGGTGAGTTGTATGGCAAGTTTTAAATTCCTGAGAACCCCTCTATTGTTTTCGGAAGCCCGCCCGCGGTGTGGGAGATCCCCAGGAGCTCATGTTCTTCTCTGCGATTGGGATCAGCAGGTGGTTTTATTTTAGCCGTTCTCGGAGGTATGTCGTGGTATTTCGCTGCGATTTCAGCGAGCATTTCCTTAATGGTTAATGATGGTGAGCTTCTTATTTGTCATCTACATAtgttttttggtgaaatgtccaaatctttttgcccattttagttttaattgttAAGCTTTGAAAAGTTCTTAAATTCTGGGTACACGTTCTTTATCAAGAGTGTTTTGCCAGCTTTCGGCTTGTGGCTggtcttttcattgttttaacaGTGGGTTTTAAGGATGgtagtttttcagttttatttggaTTATGCTTTTGATCTCTTTGCTAAGAAGTCTTAATTGACCTAGGGACAAGAgaattttctactgtttttcttctagaagttacATTGCCTTAGGGTTAAAGCttagttctgtgtttctttgtTAGTTGACTTTTGCCTGTAGTATGGCAAACAAaggtggaggttttttttttttttttttttttttttgcaaatgggTATTGAGTTGTTTAGAAccaatttattgaaaaacaaaaggaatggaATGCAGGTTACTGGTAACTTCTTTAACAAGTTGTGGTTTGTAAGCAAGAATTTGGGAGACACTGTATGTAGATAGAAATACTTGCGTATTTTTTGGAGGGAGGATTTGTGCTTCGCATGTAATCACATATAATGGAAGAGTGGACCCTGGAGAAAGATCGTTAGTTACTTTGTTGTGAAAGACTATATCTTAGAAATACCAAATTATAGTTTCTGAGACTATGTGAAACCCCAAAAGTGAACTGACCAGAACAGCATTTTTCAAGGTTTACCTTGTGCTCCCTTTGAGTTTCAAACCCTTTCATTGTTGTTGTGTGTTAATGTGGTTAAATAGAAAATACCAGAATGCATCAATACGTAGTAAGAGTTAGTAGTGTTATacgaggatttttttttctgtttgatatGTACAAATGCATACATATTTGTGTTgtgatgtaaaatatttatactcGGGGACACAGTTTGAAAGCCACTTTTCTAGAATGATCAGGTTATATTTTTGGTATATAATACTtgttaaaagtaatttttctccttttttttaggTGTGAGTTCTTGATTCGCATGAAGGGGCAGGATTTTGTTGATGAGATTCAAGCTCGATACCCTCACCTTCTTGAGCAGGTGAGTAAGTTATATTTGGCaacactgaattttctttttttttttttttttaaatttttttttttttaaatttttttttttcaacgtttattcattttttgggggacagagacagagcatgaacgggggaggggcagagagaaggagacacagaatcggaaacaggctccaggctctgagccatcagcccagagcccgactcagggctcgaactcacagaccgcgagatcgtgacctggctgaagtcggacgcttaactgactgcgccacccaggcgccccaacactgaattttcttaaataataataaccaaaaattattatgaataatatttacATCTGTTTTCCTGTAGATTATGGTTAATTTATGTCCAATTAGTGAGATCTgtagttttactttttgtaaCTACGTTGTTCAAGGCTTTTTAGAAAAGGTTTTTTGCTTTTAGTCTTTTGAGAAATCATTCTGCTCCTGTACAGATTTGTGGTGCAATTGGAGGAGGATCTGTAGTGTTTCCTCTATCttttcaagaaaaaacaaaccaaccaacttGTTAGGAGTTTGGAATCACTGACAGTGACCTAGCTGAAATACACCTTTTCAGTGGAATGAGAAGCCATTCATATTTGTTCCTCCTTTCCTGAAGCTACAGAAATACTTGAACTTTAATTTGGAAGTAGGTGAAGTTTATGGGGATTTTTATGGTGGTTAAGGTGAAACAAAGCAAAGTAAGTTTATAAATTATCTAGTTGTCGGATGATTATGTACATTACTTAAGGTACACTGATCTTAATGGTGCGCTGTTCAAGGTTGTTTGAGAGTTCCGATTTTacctattaatttttcttttgtttcatagCTTTTGTCAACTTCAGATACTCCTGGAGATGAAAATACTGATCCACCAAGTACGtatgaaaatattccaaatatagAATGGACATTTTTATAAGAATGTTAAACATGAAAGGATGTAAAGAGAATTTGATTTATGAGGACATAGGAAAAAGTGTAGGGAAGTTAACAAATATGACGTATGTACTAAGATTCATGACCCTTTTAGAGGATTCTGGCAGGTATACTAATCTTTGTTCTTAAAGTACTGACGTTGCATCTGGGGAGACCAGATGCCTGCAGAAGAGACCTGAGCATCACAGGTAGCTCACAGGTACCAGATTAGAGGTGTGAGCAATACGCCCCTCGTAGAGGGGAAGCTTGCCACGAGCTGGTGTTTTTGAAAAGGGTCAGTTGACATGATGGAAGACTTACGCTACATGTTAGTTAGTTATGAGGTATGTAGTATTCTAGTGCAAGGATAGgcatttagttaacatatgtaAGTTACATACGTTAGTGTGTCCAAAATAGTGAAGGTGACAGTCCATGGTTTCTGCCCTGCCCTGAGAAAGGGGTGTTCTGTTGGTGGCACGCCACTGAAAGGAATATTGTCAGAATTGCAGCAGGACCAGAACAAGGTGACCATGATGCATATGGGTCTTGGGAACCATGACATGGGAGGGTTGTTGAGGATTTGGAATTGGTGTTTGACATAACTCCTTCCTGTATGTTAGAACTGGAAAAGCTACCGGGGCCGAGTGGTCTTGGGCCGCCCTGCCGTGATTCCCTCAGAAAATGACATTGCCTCTCTCCCTAAGTTTCGACACCCTCTTCCCTGACTTCCTCGCAGCTCATAGCCTTGCTTCACGGGTGCAGAGAGAACTGCTCCGTCTCCCCTAGCAGAGTCAGCGTCCGCAGGCCATCCTAACGTCTCCTGTCCATTCCCTCTTGAAAGAACTGAGGCCAGCTCTTGCATTTGGCCTTTGTCCTCGTATCTCAGACCTGCTGCCAGTGTTAAGATCTTGGCTGGGGCAGTGACCTTCCCTTTCTGTCTCCAAGTTACTTACTTCATCGTGCAAACTTCCTGTGCCATCGCCACCCTAACAGGACCTTTTCTTGCACCTGTGTTGTCTTCTAGCTGTTGTCTCACTTCTTGGCTTCCTTTTACAACAAAGGAAGAATTTAATCTGAGCTTACGctcttctttgtcattttttcttcAGCTTACTCGACTGTAGGCTGTTCTTGTCATGGTCACCAAGAACCACCAGCTCAGTAAATGTACAGATCTGTCCTCAACCTTAGAAACAGTTCAGTGCTTCATCCCTTTCGTCCCAGCTTTATTGGGATGTAATTGACATGCAGCACCATGTAAGTCTAGGGTGTGAAGTGCACAGTTGAGCCACATTAAGATGAACACATTGGTCTCCTCAcgtaattttagtttttttgtgaGATAAGAGCATTTAAGGGTTACTTTTTTAGTGACTTCAGAGTGTGTAATACAGTGTTGTCAGCTGTCGCCAATACACCGTACATCAGATCCTCACAGCATACTCCTCTGATAAAGTCCATCCGTGTTACAAATGGTAGGGTTTCCTTTTTCATGGGTTAATAATACTCTGCTGTGTGCGCGTGCCTCCATTTTCTGTATTcatatctgttgatggacacttagaggTCGTCATGAATTGGCTATTGTGAATCCTGCTGCAGTACACACGGGAGTGCAGATAAATGTTTGAGAGAGTGattccatttcctttggatacatatgccgaagtgggattgctggatcattggGAAGTTCTGTTTGTAATGTTTTCAGGAATCTTCCATGATGTtatccacagtggctgcatcaatttacatgtccaccaacagtgcaccagggttcccttttctgcaTTCTTActagcacttgttatttcttgtctttttgattctagacatttcaacaggtgtgaggtgatacctcattgtggttttgatttgcatttcccattgattggtgatgtcgagcatcttttcatatgtctcttggccatctgtatgtctttggaaaaataccttcAGCTCCTCTGcccatgtttaaatttttttttttcccttggagtTCTGGGAGTTCATATACTTTTTGATATTAACCACTTCTCTCATACATGTTTGCAGATACTTTCTTTCACATACTTCCAGATACTTTCTTGCAGATACTTTTTGATACAGTGCCCTTGactggtttttgcttttgtttcttgggctTTTTAGCGTCCTATCCAAAAAATTCTGGTCAGAGCCAGTGTCTGGGAActttttatctgtatttcctcCTAGGACTTGTATGGTGTCAGAGCTTATATTtaactctttaatccattttgagttaatttttgtggtgGTAGAAGGTttgggtccaatttcattcttttacatatgagTCTCTCGTTTTCCCAGcactttgttgaaaagactcgCTTTTCCCTGTTGAATGTTTTTGGCTCCCTTGTGAAATATTAGTTAACTATATGCacgaatttattttttttctgagctctctgttctgttctttggGCCTTATATGTCTCTCTTTcatccagtaccatactgttctgattccTGTAGCTTTTTGATTAAGTTTGAAATcgggaagtgtgatgcctccaggcttggttgttttttgtttttgtttttgtttttttcctctgtgatgattgctttggctgtttgggatgaatttgagaatttttcttttctatttctgtgaaaaagtaacattgggattttgatagggattgcatggactctatagatggctttgggtagtatggatattttaacagtatttttccaGTTCGTGAACATGgcatatctttccacttatttttgtcttccagttttttgtttttttaaatccgtgtcagtgtacagatctttaaCCCCCCgggctaaatatttttcttaagtattttattttattgagatacagttgctttaatgctattataaatgggatttttttctttcagttactatgttgttagtgtatagaaatgtgactTTTTAGTTCTGCAGCTTTGTGAATTTGTTTATTGTAACTTTTTTgttggagtctttaggattttgaatatataatatcatgtcatcttcaaatatacacaattaaaacttcatttttatttctcttcttgtctaattgctatggctaggacttccagtactaataaaagtggggagagtggatacccttgttttattcctgatttta includes these proteins:
- the LOC125176346 gene encoding proline-rich protein 2-like; its protein translation is MPKQPENPHTPRPARGFPHLGPRPPEAAGEGPPPPRRPPEAAAEGPRAPQTPASRGRSRETPCGPPPPSRGRDRGTPHAPDPALLRPQPRDPALRRPQPRDPAARPQRPGPRPPEDAAEGPGGPAPRTPDPATRTPPSGDRNRRTPHLRSRARNPALQRLQPTSPRGDAERAALPESDRRCGGGGRSAPPGSSALTPPAREPRGRALEPHGSVGDREHRAQAPGRGTRGLPLPPPSLRAPTAPNPPRTRTGAALTADTARRPPEGPSGGVHRRCGRPAPLRRPEPPPRRGTR
- the BIRC2 gene encoding baculoviral IAP repeat-containing protein 2 → MHKTTSQRLVPGSSCQRIKSTMEDSTIFANRTVGSKQRIQYDLSCELYRMSTYSTFPAGVPVSERSLARAGFYYTGVKDKVRCFCCGLMLDNWKHGDSPIEKHKQLYPSCSFIHSLVSLTSLESTSKNASPVRNSFPHLLSPTSEHGGTFSGSHSNLSPNPVNSRALEDFSPLRTNPYSYAMSTEEARFLTYHMWPLTFLSPSELARAGFYYIGPGDKVACFACGGTLSNWEPKDDALSEHRRHFPNCPFLENSLETLRFSISNLSMQTHAARLRTFVCWPSSVPVQPEQLASAGFYYVGRNDDVKCFCCDGGLRCWESGDDPWVEHAKWFPRCEFLIRMKGQDFVDEIQARYPHLLEQLLSTSDTPGDENTDPPIVHFGPGENSSEDAVMMNTPVVKAALEMGFSRNLVKQTVQSKILTSGENYKTVSDIVLALLDAEDETREEEKERQTEELASDDLSLIRRNRMALFQQLTCVLPILDNLLKANVINKQEHDIIKQKTQIPLQARELIDTVLVKGNAAANIFKSCLKEIDPTLYKNLFVDKNMKYIPTEDVSGLSLEEQLRRLQEERTCKVCLDREVSIVFIPCGHLVVCQDCAPSLRKCPICRGIIKGTVRTFLS